Proteins from a single region of Hymenobacter aquaticus:
- a CDS encoding DUF4349 domain-containing protein, translating into MHLLPTFPLRRWAAILLFSTLALPALAQSGNDQELFETQKRLSVGVTKFAEARTAVNAFISRRAAWVQKQEETPDQLTAEFVLPTRALGGLDSLAAGLGFVLENNLNAHNLTSRLQELKADEQDLQAQLALATLELRNPRLEEPKRQSLQEQAARYETRLRELRQRQQVVASHAGQAYVTLRLYDEVTFPTGNRKVSFVNMPGVEYGYLRLDNPKPGLSSRAYQGYAIKYMFTRGKSYFNLGVYKPLEKAEEPEFINELFVINFGQDFYPRNFGRGRRKFLNLYTSYQVGGFILNRNSDEDNEFIPNLNLGLGIELIKTRHILLDTKASYFVPLHDHSRDLRGILGQASFNFVF; encoded by the coding sequence ATGCATCTGCTACCCACATTCCCGTTGCGCCGCTGGGCGGCAATTCTCCTGTTCAGCACCCTGGCCCTGCCCGCGCTGGCGCAGTCCGGCAACGACCAGGAGCTGTTTGAAACCCAGAAGCGGCTGAGCGTCGGCGTTACCAAGTTTGCCGAGGCCCGCACCGCCGTCAACGCCTTTATCAGCCGCCGGGCGGCCTGGGTGCAGAAGCAGGAAGAAACGCCCGACCAGCTCACGGCCGAATTCGTGCTGCCGACCCGCGCCCTGGGCGGCCTCGACTCGCTGGCGGCCGGGCTGGGCTTCGTGCTGGAAAACAACCTGAACGCCCACAACCTGACCTCCCGCCTACAGGAGCTGAAGGCCGACGAGCAGGACTTGCAGGCCCAGCTGGCCCTGGCCACGCTGGAGCTGCGCAACCCCCGGCTGGAAGAGCCCAAGCGCCAGAGCCTCCAGGAGCAGGCCGCCCGCTACGAAACCCGACTGCGCGAGCTGCGGCAGCGCCAGCAGGTGGTAGCCAGCCACGCCGGCCAGGCCTACGTAACGCTGCGCCTCTACGACGAGGTGACTTTCCCGACCGGTAACCGCAAGGTGAGCTTCGTGAACATGCCCGGCGTGGAATATGGCTACCTGCGCCTCGACAACCCCAAGCCCGGCCTGAGCAGCCGCGCCTACCAGGGCTACGCCATCAAATACATGTTTACCCGCGGCAAGAGCTACTTCAACCTGGGCGTGTATAAGCCGCTGGAAAAAGCCGAGGAGCCGGAGTTTATCAACGAGCTGTTCGTCATCAACTTCGGCCAGGACTTCTACCCGCGCAACTTCGGCCGGGGCCGGCGCAAGTTCCTGAACCTGTACACCAGCTACCAGGTGGGCGGCTTTATTCTGAACCGCAATAGCGACGAGGACAACGAGTTTATTCCCAACCTGAACCTGGGCCTGGGTATCGAACTGATCAAGACCCGCCACATCCTGCTCGATACCAAAGCCAGCTACTTCGTGCCCCTCCACG